One Streptococcus sp. DTU_2020_1001019_1_SI_AUS_MUR_006 DNA window includes the following coding sequences:
- the purK gene encoding 5-(carboxyamino)imidazole ribonucleotide synthase: protein MSSSKTIGIIGGGQLGQMMAISAIYMGHKVIALDPAADCPASRVAEIIVAPYNDVDALRQLAERCDVLTYEFENVDADGLDAVIKEGQLPQGTDLLRISQNRIFEKDFLSNKAKVTVAPYKVVTSSQDLVDIDLLKNYVLKTATGGYDGHGQKVISSESDLAEAYTLADSADCVLEEFVNFDLEISVIVSGNGKDVTVFPVQENIHRNNILSKTIVPARISDDLAEKAKAMAVRIAEQLNLSGTLCVEMFATADDIIVNEIAPRPHNSGHYSIEACDFSQFDTHILGVLGAALPAIKLHAPAVMLNVLGQHVEAAEKYVTENPSAHLHMYGKIEAKHNRKMGHVTLFSDMPNSVVEFGEGIDF from the coding sequence ATGAGCTCATCTAAAACAATCGGAATTATCGGTGGCGGCCAGCTAGGTCAAATGATGGCCATTTCTGCTATCTACATGGGCCATAAGGTTATCGCGCTGGATCCTGCGGCGGATTGCCCGGCCTCTCGCGTGGCGGAGATCATCGTGGCTCCTTATAATGACGTGGATGCTCTGCGTCAGTTGGCTGAGCGTTGCGATGTCCTCACCTATGAGTTTGAAAATGTCGATGCCGATGGTTTGGATGCTGTCATCAAGGAGGGACAACTCCCTCAAGGGACTGACCTACTTCGTATCTCCCAAAACCGTATCTTTGAGAAGGACTTTCTTTCTAACAAGGCCAAAGTCACCGTTGCTCCTTACAAGGTTGTGACCTCAAGCCAAGATTTGGTAGATATTGACCTGTTGAAAAACTATGTCCTCAAGACGGCGACCGGTGGCTACGATGGGCATGGACAAAAGGTTATTAGTTCAGAATCAGACTTGGCAGAAGCCTATACACTAGCTGATTCAGCAGACTGTGTCTTGGAAGAATTTGTCAATTTCGACCTTGAAATTTCTGTCATCGTGTCAGGAAATGGCAAGGACGTGACAGTTTTCCCGGTTCAGGAAAATATCCATCGCAACAACATCCTATCTAAGACCATTGTGCCAGCTCGTATTTCTGATGATCTAGCTGAGAAAGCCAAAGCCATGGCTGTACGAATTGCAGAACAGCTTAACTTGTCTGGAACTCTTTGCGTGGAAATGTTTGCGACTGCTGATGACATCATTGTCAATGAAATTGCGCCACGTCCACACAATTCTGGTCACTACTCGATTGAAGCCTGTGACTTTTCACAATTTGATACGCATATCTTAGGTGTTCTTGGAGCAGCATTACCAGCTATCAAACTGCATGCACCAGCCGTTATGCTCAATGTTCTCGGCCAGCATGTCGAGGCCGCTGAAAAATATGTCACAGAAAATCCAAGCGCCCACCTTCACATGTATGGTAAAATAGAAGCAAAGCACAACCGCAAGATGGGACATGTGACTTTGTTTAGTGATATGCCGAATAGTGTGGTTGAGTTTGGGGAAGGGATAGATTTTTAG
- the purD gene encoding phosphoribosylamine--glycine ligase — protein MKLLVVGSGGREHAIAKKLLESKDVEKVFVAPGNDGMTLDGLELVNISISEHSKLIEFAKANDIAWSFIGPDDALAAGIVDDFNKAGLKAFGPTRLAAELEWSKDFAKEIMVKYGVPTAAYGTFSDFEEAKVYIEKQGAPIVVKADGLALGKGVVVAETVEQAVEAAHEMLLDNKFGDSGARVVIEEFLQGEEFSLFAFVNGDKFSIMPTAQDHKRAYDGDKGPNTGGMGAYAPVPHLPQSVVDTAVDTIVKPVLEGMIKEGRPYLGVLYAGLILTADGPKVIEFNARFGDPETQIILPRLTSDFAQNITDILDGKEPNITWTDKGVTLGVVVASKGYPLEYEKGVELPANTEGDIITYYAGAKFAENSRALLSNGGRVYMLVTTADTVKEAQDTIYQELAQQQTEGLFYRTDIGRKAIR, from the coding sequence ATGAAGCTGTTAGTTGTCGGCTCGGGTGGTCGTGAACATGCCATTGCTAAGAAGTTGCTTGAGTCAAAAGACGTTGAAAAAGTCTTTGTAGCTCCTGGGAATGATGGTATGACTCTGGATGGTCTGGAATTGGTAAATATCTCTATTTCCGAACATTCTAAATTGATTGAGTTTGCAAAAGCCAACGATATAGCTTGGTCATTTATTGGGCCAGATGACGCCCTTGCGGCTGGTATCGTGGATGATTTTAATAAGGCTGGTCTCAAAGCCTTTGGTCCGACAAGATTGGCAGCTGAGCTGGAGTGGTCCAAGGATTTTGCCAAGGAAATCATGGTCAAATACGGCGTTCCGACAGCAGCCTATGGCACATTCTCAGATTTCGAGGAAGCCAAGGTCTATATCGAAAAGCAGGGGGCACCAATCGTAGTTAAAGCAGATGGTTTGGCCCTTGGGAAGGGTGTCGTCGTTGCGGAGACAGTTGAGCAAGCCGTCGAAGCCGCTCATGAGATGCTTTTGGACAATAAATTTGGCGACTCAGGTGCGCGTGTGGTTATTGAGGAATTCCTTCAAGGAGAGGAATTTTCACTCTTTGCCTTTGTCAATGGTGATAAGTTCTCCATTATGCCAACGGCTCAGGACCACAAACGTGCCTACGATGGAGACAAAGGGCCTAACACGGGTGGTATGGGTGCCTATGCGCCAGTTCCACACTTGCCACAGAGTGTAGTTGATACAGCGGTTGACACCATTGTCAAGCCAGTCCTCGAAGGGATGATTAAAGAAGGTCGCCCTTATCTGGGAGTTCTTTACGCAGGGCTTATCTTGACAGCTGATGGACCTAAGGTCATCGAGTTCAACGCTCGTTTCGGAGATCCTGAAACTCAGATTATTCTGCCTCGTTTGACATCTGATTTTGCACAAAATATCACGGATATTCTGGATGGTAAGGAGCCAAATATCACTTGGACGGATAAGGGTGTGACTCTGGGTGTGGTTGTCGCATCCAAGGGATACCCGCTAGAATATGAAAAGGGTGTTGAATTGCCAGCCAATACAGAAGGCGACATCATCACCTACTATGCAGGGGCTAAGTTTGCGGAAAATAGCAGAGCACTGCTATCAAACGGCGGACGTGTCTATATGCTGGTTACCACAGCAGATACCGTTAAAGAAGCCCAAGACACTATCTACCAAGAACTTGCCCAACAACAAACAGAAGGCCTCTTTTACCGAACCGATATCGGAAGAAAGGCAATTAGATAA
- the purE gene encoding 5-(carboxyamino)imidazole ribonucleotide mutase, with protein sequence MTKPIISIIMGSKSDWATMQKAAEVLDRFGVAYEKKVVSAHRTPDLMFKHAEEARSRGIKVIIAGAGGAAHLPGMVAAKTTLPVIGVPVKSRALSGVDSLYSIVQMPGGVPVATMAIGEAGATNAALFALRLLSVEDQSIATALADFAEEQGKIAEESTNELI encoded by the coding sequence ATGACTAAACCAATTATTTCCATCATCATGGGCTCAAAATCCGACTGGGCAACCATGCAAAAAGCCGCCGAAGTACTAGACCGCTTCGGTGTAGCCTACGAAAAGAAAGTTGTCTCTGCCCACCGCACACCTGACCTCATGTTCAAGCATGCCGAAGAAGCGCGTAGTCGTGGTATCAAGGTCATCATCGCAGGTGCAGGTGGCGCAGCCCATTTGCCAGGTATGGTTGCTGCTAAAACAACCCTTCCAGTCATTGGGGTGCCCGTTAAATCACGTGCTCTTAGTGGCGTGGACTCGCTTTACTCGATTGTCCAGATGCCGGGTGGCGTACCTGTTGCGACAATGGCTATTGGTGAAGCTGGTGCGACAAATGCGGCTCTCTTTGCCCTCCGTCTCCTTTCAGTAGAGGATCAGTCTATCGCGACAGCATTGGCAGATTTCGCAGAAGAACAAGGAAAAATCGCAGAGGAGTCGACGAATGAGCTCATCTAA
- the purH gene encoding bifunctional phosphoribosylaminoimidazolecarboxamide formyltransferase/IMP cyclohydrolase codes for MTKRALISVSDKAGIVEFAQELKKLGWEIISTGGTKVALDHAGVETIAIDDVTGFPEMMDGRVKTLHPNIHGGLLARRDLDSHLEAAKDNNIELIDLVVVNLYPFKETILKPDVTYADAVENIDIGGPSMLRSAAKNHASVTVVVDPVDYTVVLDELSANGETTYETRQRLAAKVFRHTAAYDALIAEYFTARVGESKPEKLTLTYDLKQAMRYGENPQQDADFYQKALPTDYSIASAKQLNGKELSFNNIRDADAAIRIIRDFKDRPTVVALKHMNPCGIGQADDIETAWDYAYESDPVSIFGGIVVLNREVDAATAEKMHGVFLEIIIAPSYTDEALAILTNKKKNLRILALPFDAQEASEVEAEYTGVVGGLLVQNQDVVKESPADWQVVTKRQPTETETTALEFAWKAIKYVKSNGIIVTNDHMTLGVGPGQTNRVSSVRIAIDQAKDRLDGAVLASDAFFPFADNVEEIAKAGIKAIIQPGGSVRDQESIEAADKYGLTMVFTGVRHFRH; via the coding sequence ATGACTAAACGCGCTTTAATCAGCGTCTCAGACAAAGCGGGCATTGTTGAATTTGCCCAAGAACTCAAAAAACTTGGTTGGGAAATTATCTCGACAGGTGGGACCAAGGTTGCTCTTGACCATGCCGGGGTGGAGACCATTGCCATTGATGATGTGACTGGTTTTCCAGAGATGATGGACGGTCGTGTCAAGACTCTCCATCCAAATATTCACGGTGGACTTTTGGCTCGTCGTGACTTGGATAGTCACTTGGAAGCAGCTAAGGATAATAACATCGAGCTTATCGATCTTGTTGTAGTTAACCTTTACCCATTCAAGGAAACGATTCTCAAACCAGATGTGACTTACGCTGATGCAGTGGAAAATATTGACATCGGTGGGCCATCTATGCTTCGTTCAGCAGCCAAAAACCATGCCAGTGTAACAGTTGTGGTAGACCCAGTGGATTACACTGTGGTTCTTGACGAATTGTCAGCAAATGGTGAAACTACTTATGAAACTCGCCAACGTTTGGCAGCCAAGGTTTTCCGTCACACAGCGGCTTATGATGCTTTGATAGCAGAGTATTTTACAGCTCGGGTCGGCGAAAGCAAGCCTGAAAAACTGACCTTGACTTATGACCTCAAGCAAGCTATGCGTTACGGGGAAAATCCTCAGCAGGATGCGGACTTCTACCAAAAAGCCTTGCCGACAGACTACTCGATTGCTTCAGCCAAACAGCTCAACGGGAAGGAATTATCTTTTAACAATATCCGTGATGCGGATGCTGCCATTCGTATTATTCGTGATTTCAAAGACCGTCCAACCGTTGTGGCTCTCAAACACATGAACCCATGTGGAATCGGTCAGGCTGATGACATCGAGACTGCTTGGGACTACGCTTATGAGTCTGATCCAGTGTCTATCTTTGGTGGGATTGTCGTTCTCAACCGTGAGGTGGATGCTGCGACAGCTGAGAAGATGCACGGCGTTTTCCTTGAAATTATCATCGCACCGAGCTATACCGATGAAGCGCTAGCCATTTTGACCAACAAAAAGAAAAACTTGCGTATCCTTGCCTTGCCATTTGATGCTCAAGAGGCTAGCGAAGTGGAAGCAGAATATACAGGTGTTGTCGGTGGACTTCTGGTGCAAAACCAAGACGTTGTCAAAGAAAGTCCAGCTGACTGGCAAGTGGTGACCAAACGCCAACCAACAGAGACAGAAACGACAGCTCTTGAGTTCGCTTGGAAGGCTATCAAGTATGTCAAATCAAACGGAATTATCGTGACCAACGACCACATGACACTGGGTGTTGGTCCAGGTCAAACTAACCGTGTGTCTTCCGTACGTATTGCCATTGACCAAGCCAAAGACCGCCTTGACGGCGCTGTGCTTGCTTCTGATGCCTTCTTCCCATTTGCGGATAATGTGGAAGAAATCGCCAAAGCAGGTATCAAGGCTATCATCCAGCCAGGTGGGTCCGTCCGTGATCAGGAATCCATCGAAGCTGCTGACAAATACGGCTTGACTATGGTCTTCACAGGAGTGAGACATTTTAGACATTAA
- the purB gene encoding adenylosuccinate lyase — MIDRYSRPEMANIWSEENKYRAWLEVEILADEAWAELGEIPKEDVALIREKADFDIDRILEIEQETRHDVVAFTRAVSETLGEERKWVHYGLTSTDVVDTAYGYLYKQANDIIRRDLENFANIIADKAKEHKFTIMMGRTHGVHAEPTTFGLKLATWYSEMKRNIERFEHAAAGVEAGKISGAVGNFANIPPFVEQYVCDKLGIRAQEISTQVLPRDLHAEYFAVLASIATSIERMATEIRGLQKSEQREVEEFFAKGQKGSSAMPHKRNPIGSENMTGLARVIRGHMITAYENVALWHERDISHSSAERIITPDTTILIDYMLNRFGNIVKNLTVFPENMIRNMNSTFGLIFSQRAMLTLIEKGMTREQAYDLVQPKTAYSWDNQVDFKPLLEADPEVTSRLTQEEIDEIFNPLYYTKRVDDIFERLGLGD; from the coding sequence ATGATCGACCGTTACTCTCGCCCTGAGATGGCGAACATTTGGAGTGAAGAAAATAAATACCGTGCTTGGCTTGAGGTGGAAATCTTGGCTGACGAGGCATGGGCTGAGTTGGGAGAAATCCCTAAGGAAGATGTGGCTTTAATTCGCGAAAAAGCGGACTTTGACATCGACCGTATTTTGGAAATTGAGCAGGAGACTCGCCACGATGTGGTGGCTTTCACGCGTGCGGTTTCTGAAACGCTTGGCGAAGAGCGCAAGTGGGTCCATTACGGCTTGACATCAACTGACGTGGTGGATACGGCCTATGGTTACCTTTACAAGCAGGCCAACGACATCATCCGTCGTGACCTTGAAAACTTCGCCAACATCATCGCTGATAAGGCTAAGGAGCACAAGTTCACCATCATGATGGGTCGTACCCACGGTGTGCACGCTGAGCCGACAACTTTTGGTCTTAAATTGGCGACTTGGTACAGCGAAATGAAGCGCAATATCGAGCGTTTCGAGCATGCGGCTGCTGGTGTGGAAGCTGGTAAGATTTCTGGTGCGGTTGGGAACTTTGCCAATATCCCGCCATTCGTTGAGCAATATGTATGCGACAAATTGGGTATCCGTGCCCAAGAAATCTCTACACAGGTCCTTCCTCGCGACCTTCACGCTGAGTACTTTGCAGTTCTTGCTAGCATCGCAACTTCTATCGAACGCATGGCAACGGAAATCCGTGGTTTGCAAAAATCAGAACAACGCGAAGTAGAAGAATTCTTTGCCAAAGGGCAAAAAGGTTCATCTGCTATGCCTCACAAACGTAACCCTATCGGTTCTGAGAATATGACTGGGCTTGCACGTGTTATCCGTGGTCACATGATTACAGCCTATGAAAACGTCGCTCTCTGGCACGAACGTGATATCTCTCACTCATCAGCTGAGCGCATCATCACACCAGATACGACCATTCTGATCGACTACATGCTTAACCGTTTTGGAAACATCGTCAAGAACTTGACGGTCTTCCCAGAAAACATGATCCGCAACATGAACTCGACTTTTGGTCTTATCTTTAGCCAACGTGCTATGTTGACCTTGATTGAAAAAGGCATGACCCGTGAGCAAGCTTATGACCTTGTTCAACCAAAAACAGCCTACTCTTGGGACAATCAAGTAGACTTTAAACCTCTTCTCGAAGCAGATCCAGAGGTGACTTCACGTTTGACACAAGAGGAAATTGATGAAATCTTCAACCCTCTTTACTACACCAAACGAGTGGATGATATCTTTGAGCGCCTCGGGCTTGGTGACTAA